A genomic stretch from Sphaerodactylus townsendi isolate TG3544 linkage group LG15, MPM_Stown_v2.3, whole genome shotgun sequence includes:
- the LOC125444236 gene encoding vomeronasal type-2 receptor 26-like, producing the protein MALSASFENCNQRRSGVTMMVLQVIVLLLQIPWAELLAHDIKCSVREPLHTVHKSYRRGDFMIGASMSQVHLILDDEYFFYEYPIPDSGSPILVTKNYQHILALTFAVNEINANPEILPNVSLGFHVLESYYTARRAYYTAIELLSTFHHFVPNYECEIPSNLIAAIRGLSAEASSHLAALLDIYKLPQLHPFLRSIMFNNSAGETVFLQKNGELSVAYDITNIITFPNTSFVRMKVGKMNPWALPGKEFDIDEDAITWPTYFNQVRPLSLCNDHCYPGYQKKKKEEEPFCCYDCVPCPEEKISDKPADVDSCSPCHQDQYANTEQNKCLSKDVTFLLHTEPLGIISMTFALSFAFITVGVLGTFVKHHNTPIIKANNQKLSYMLLISILLCFLSSFLFIGRPETVTCLLRQTAFGIVFSVAVSCVLAKTIIVVLAFMATKPGSRIRKWVGHRLANSIVLVCSFIQTSMCCVWLAMSPPFPDVDMLLSE; encoded by the exons ATGGCTTTGTCAgccagttttgagaactgcaaccaGAGGAGAAGTGGAGTCACAATGATGGTGTTGCAGGTTATTGTCTTGCTGCTGCAGATACCTTGGGCTGAACTTCTGGCCCATGACATTAAGTGTTCCGTTAGAGAACCTCTTCATACTGTCCACAAGTCTTACAGGAGAGGGGACTTCATGATTGGTGCAAGTATGTCTCAAGTACACCTAATATTGGATGATGAATATTTCTTCTATGAATATCCAATTCCAGATTCTGGATCTCCCAT ACTAGTGACAAAGAATTACCAGCATATACTGGCACTGACATTTGCTGTTAATGAGATCAATGCAAATCCAGAGATCTTACCGAATGTTTCTTTGGGATTCCATGTTTTGGAGAGCTACTATACAGCAAGAAGGGCCTATTACACGGCGATAGAACTTCTCTCCACATTTCATCATTTTGTCCCCAACTATGAATGTGAAATTCCTAGCAATCTGATAGCAGCCATTAGGGGGTTAAGTGCTGAAGCATCCTCCCATTTGGCAGCCCTGTTGGACATCTACAAGCTACCACAG ctccacccctttctgagaAGCATAATGTTTAACAACAGTGCTGGCGAAACTGTGTTTTTACAAAAGAACGGAGAATTATCAGTGGCGTACGATATTACAAACATAATCACGTTCCCAAATACCTCGTTTGTGAGAATGAAAGTGGGGAAGATGAATCCTTGGGCTCTTCCAGGCAAAGAATTTGACATTGATGAAGATGCTATTACATGGCCTACTTATTTTAATCAG GTTAGGCCACTTTCTCTCTGCAATGACCACTGCTATCCAGgttaccaaaagaaaaagaaggaggaggagccatTTTGCTGCTATGACTGTGTTCCCTGTCCAGAAGAAAAGATTTCAGACAAGCCAG CTG aTGTGGATTCCTgttctccctgccaccaagatCAGTATGCAAACACTGAGCAAAATAAGTGTCTTTCCAAGGATGTCACCTTTTTGTTGCATACGGAACCTTTGGGGATCATCTCAATGACTTTTGCTTTATCATTTGCTTTCATCACAGTTGGGGTGTTAGGGACCTTTGTCAAGCACCACAACACTCCCATTATCAAAGCAAATAACCAAAAACTCAGCTACATGCTCCTCATCTCCATCCTGCtctgcttcctttcttctttcttattcATCGGCCGGCCTGAGACGGTGACATGTCTCCTACGGCAAACAGCTTTTGGCATTGTCTTCTCGGTGGCTGTGTCTTGTGTGTTGGCAAAAACCATCATTGTGGTGCTCGCATTCATGGCTACCAAACCAGGAAGCAGGATAAGGAAATGGGTCGGGCACCGACTGGCCAACTCCATCGTTCTTGTGTGTTCCTTTATCCAAACAAGCATGTGTTGTGTATGGCTGGCAATGTCTCCTCCATTCCCAGATGTTGAtatgttgctgtccgag